In the Micromonospora narathiwatensis genome, one interval contains:
- a CDS encoding helix-turn-helix domain-containing protein: MITVAGVVEAVGAALLKVVVPAKPAEVRDVTLAELDEAAAGQSGDLVLGAGIATPDQALAVIERCAATAAAGLVLKPPLTAHPDVTSSAADRDLTLVELQSHGSWAQLVWLLRGVIDRAAAPGSPESGETGVYDELFALADAAAAIVDAPVTIEDAQYRVLAYSSRQDRTDPARVSTIVGRRVPGDVVAHFRSRGVFRKLAKGSELIFVPQGPDGTLPRLVIPIRAGGELLGSIWAVVDGPVPDGRLRDLQGAASVLALHLLRLRVQADVARRVSADRLRAALRAPGRTGREELGLPAGPWRVVALEAHSGTAEMVHNLALWESITRRHGWRQPLIADVGDVLFAVVVDEGESPGSWLWMERLIHDIAVHEPGLRAASGSVARELTDLPRSRAEAAELLALHGSARPRGSVLRFEDVWAEVVVHRVVSAVPQADLLVGGPLPVLVAHDRKHGTDYVATVAAWLEQQGDPRKAARQLHVHPNTLRHRMRRLAEVVPVDLDSPRTRLALQVQLAALRPGS; the protein is encoded by the coding sequence GTGATCACCGTGGCTGGCGTGGTGGAGGCGGTCGGCGCCGCTCTGCTCAAGGTCGTCGTCCCCGCCAAGCCAGCGGAGGTGCGCGACGTCACCCTCGCCGAACTCGACGAGGCGGCGGCCGGCCAGAGCGGCGACCTCGTCCTCGGTGCCGGCATCGCGACGCCCGACCAGGCGCTCGCCGTCATCGAGCGCTGCGCGGCGACCGCGGCGGCCGGACTCGTCCTCAAGCCCCCGCTCACCGCGCATCCCGACGTGACGTCGTCGGCCGCCGACCGCGACCTGACCCTGGTCGAGTTGCAGAGCCACGGGTCATGGGCCCAGCTGGTCTGGCTGCTCCGGGGGGTGATCGACAGGGCCGCCGCACCCGGCTCGCCCGAGAGCGGGGAAACCGGGGTGTACGACGAGCTGTTCGCCCTCGCCGACGCGGCCGCCGCCATCGTCGACGCCCCGGTGACGATCGAGGACGCCCAGTACCGGGTGCTCGCCTACTCGTCCCGGCAGGACCGTACCGACCCGGCTCGCGTCTCGACCATCGTCGGGCGCCGCGTCCCCGGCGACGTGGTCGCGCACTTCCGTTCCCGTGGCGTGTTCCGCAAGCTCGCGAAGGGGAGCGAGCTGATCTTCGTACCGCAGGGTCCGGACGGGACCCTGCCCCGGCTCGTGATCCCGATCCGCGCCGGGGGTGAGCTGCTCGGGTCGATCTGGGCCGTCGTCGACGGTCCGGTGCCGGACGGGCGCCTGCGTGATCTTCAGGGCGCGGCCTCGGTGCTGGCGCTGCACCTGCTCCGCCTCCGGGTGCAGGCCGATGTCGCGCGCCGGGTGTCCGCCGACCGCCTGCGGGCCGCCCTGCGAGCCCCCGGCCGGACGGGACGGGAGGAACTGGGACTTCCCGCCGGCCCGTGGCGGGTGGTCGCGCTCGAGGCGCACAGCGGGACCGCGGAGATGGTGCACAACCTCGCCCTCTGGGAGTCGATCACCCGCCGGCACGGTTGGCGCCAGCCGCTGATCGCGGATGTCGGGGACGTCCTGTTCGCGGTCGTCGTCGACGAGGGCGAGTCGCCGGGCTCCTGGCTCTGGATGGAGCGCCTGATCCACGACATCGCCGTGCACGAACCGGGGCTGCGGGCCGCGTCCGGCAGCGTCGCCCGGGAGCTGACCGACCTGCCACGCTCCCGCGCCGAGGCGGCGGAACTGCTCGCGCTGCACGGCTCGGCCCGGCCGCGAGGCTCGGTGCTGCGCTTCGAGGACGTCTGGGCCGAGGTGGTCGTACACCGGGTGGTCAGCGCGGTGCCGCAGGCCGATCTGCTGGTGGGTGGACCGCTGCCCGTCCTCGTCGCCCACGACCGGAAGCACGGCACCGACTACGTCGCCACGGTCGCCGCCTGGCTGGAGCAGCAGGGTGACCCGAGGAAGGCGGCCCGGCAGTTGCACGTGCACCCCAACACGCTCCGGCACCGGATGCGCCGCCTCGCCGAGGTCGTTCCCGTCGACCTCGATTCGCCGCGTACCCGGCTGGCGCTGCAGGTCCAGCTCGCGGCGCTGCGTCCCGGGTCCTGA